CTTCCAGATGAGAAGGTTTTTTGATGGGAGTACTTGTCTGAGGTATCAAATTTAACACCCTGACAAGGACCCCTGGAGATAGTGTAAACTCATTACTAGGATGGCCctagaaacaagaaaatgttttGGCTTTGCTCAGTGAAGATGAAATACCAGCATTGCCATATCAGATAGCAGAGGAAAGGATTAAAACATTCTGGGAAGTGGACTTACTTGAGTGGTATACACTGTAGTGCTGGAAATTCAGCAGTGTTTTCCTGTGTAGGCCAAAGCAGATGGTAGCAGGGGCTCATTGATAGCAGTTGGAGTGATAGGAGATAGGACCTCAAAACAGTAGAGTCCAAATGAAGGTATTCAAATATCAAGAGGCAGGAGACACAATTATAATAATAGGCAACAAGATTGGGTGGTCATTAAGGGGACTTGACTCATAAAAAGTATGGTGATGGTGTATGGCACACAATGTTTCTGGGCAGTGAATACAGAtgaaagatgaggaaaaatgatttttctttgcctatagaaatgaagaattcaGCTGTTTCCCTCACCTCCTGAGTCTTCTTGGAAGGATAATGGGCATGGGTCCTAATTCCAACCCTtttggtatttaaataaaatctctctaaaattcagaaaaactcaaaatttgGATTTTAATACCTAGAGATTCTTCTGAGTTCTGAGCTTCATTTCTCCTGAAgtgtaaatacatagaaaaaaaacattccaGTCTACTTGACATCCTTGGATATAATCCAGAGCCCTACTATGGGCTATAGTCGTTTGGTATGAGAAGTTTTCTTATACTTTGGGTCAGATCAATTGACTAGAAAAATGGCCTTAGAGCCAATGCTCATGGTATTTGGAGTTGCAGAAAGCTTGGGCTTTCACAGGAACACTGAGAAAGGGAAGCCTTGCTCCCATTGTTTTGTGCAGTTGTGTCAGATGTGTAGATTTGCGTAAGCACTGCCACGATCAAGATACTGAACAAGTCCATCACCACAATTTTCTCTTGCCATTCCCATTTCAGTTCATGAGAGAATTTGATAGTTTGAGTTGTTCTATAATGAATTGTCTGAATGAAGTATGTCTGGAGTGATATGGAGGACAGATGCAGTTGTTAAATGTAGTTGTTAAATTTCAAGTCAGAGAGATGTTCTAAAGAGCGTCATTTACAGAAAATTACTTGATGTCAAGAAAGGTCAATTAGCTCATCCAAGATGAAACCAGGAAAGAAAGGTAACATGTCCTGACTCCTTGGTTCTATCAGGGATGAAGATAAGAAAGTAGAATTCCTAATAGATCATTaacataaattttgaaaacttaTTTCCCTTTAGGctttattgtttaaaattctctataCTTTTTCTTAAACTAGAAGGTAGAGtgaactaaaattaattttaagtttttttagcCACCTTTCTTAAAACAATGATCTCAGAATTGTTTTGTAGATAACAAGTGTAAAAACAATAGAAGATTGAACCAAATATGCATAAGGCTGTAGtcagatagttttattttatattatgttttaaaatctctagTAAGAACTGGTTTACTGGAGCTTTATAGTTCTCTCTGAAAAGTGAAATGTGGAAAATACTAAACATAGTGTTATTTaataggaattttatttaaaaactaaaataaaatgaaaagcttttgttaTGGAATAGAAGCCTATGTGGGTTAGATTTTTTCTGAAGGCTAAACATCAATTCAGTGTTGAGTAACAGAACATAGATCATGTGACATCCATTGTATCTATTCACGCTCTGTGAACACAAACAAATGTGGTTGGGGCTACAATTGTTTCACATGCTTTCGACCCAGATTACTCTCTGCACTTAAgtcatagtttatattttatgccGTTGGTCATCTGTGCTCAGGACATTTTAACCTATATAGTGTAATATGATTTGCAACGCTTTCTTGATCCTGATACTTTTAAATTTCGTGATAATTTCTATTGATGTCCATCAGCACATTTCCACTCCCACCCCAACACAAACATTTATGGGCTTTGAAAGCCAGCTTTGAGtggttttcaaaaatcaaaatttgcTTTTTCCATCTCCTATCATTTTTCTtacgtttaaaaaaaatgagtcatgTGATTTTAAACTGGATgtgcagaaatacaaaaaaacagctaaattaaagaaatttttgatTGACTTTCCCAAACCTACAAACCTTCGATAGATTTTCCAGTCCTTATTTTGAGCACAAAGTAGTCTTGGTGACTGGTATTGCCTGAAAATTTCTGCATGAATAATGAGATAAACTTTCCCATAGACTTAGTCACTCCTTAataaattcatattcatatatggACCACAATTTGGGTGCATGCAAAACAGCACTAAAATTCTGTTACATTAGGTTCTTGAAAAGCCAAATAAAGCCAATATAATCTATATTCAATGTACTTTAAAACATGACTATTCTTTCTTCATCCCTAATTTAGAATCCAGGCTTAAAACGTTTTGAATGTGATAAGATTCATAGGCAAAATAACTTTCTAAATAGCTAAATGTGTTTTGTCCAATTTTCCCGGTTGGAGAGCTATGTTTCTAGTTCTGCATCTTTACACTTTTTAAGTGTGTTCCATTTACCTCATAGCCTTTAGGTATCATAGTTTCAACCTAATAACTAACTGATAAATGCAATTCTCATTTGGGAGACTGAGGCTCCAGAGGTCAAGTGGCTTGGCTAAGATTATAAATGTTGAGATATCAATCTGAGGCAGAGCAGCTACTTGAAGCCATATATGCTTTACTCTGCATTTCTACTCTTACCTACTGTCTTCCAAGTTATGTTAAAATCAGGCCAGAGGCCAAGGAGTGTGAGCCATTCTTGTGCTGTGGCTCACTCCAGCTGCATTTTGCAGCTATACTAGGGGGGGGGCTGTTTTCAATTATTCCTCTCATTAATATCCACTACTCTATCATTAGCCTTTTGGTCCTATCTGATTTATGGTTTTAACTGCTCTTGGTTCAAAACTTCATAAACCAACACAGCATTTtggcttcaaaatatataaggcagtacttattttaaatagataGACATAGCTTTCCaactgaaaaccaaaacaaaattgcCTTATACTTTTTGATTATAGAGTATTTAAATAACAGGtgatggctgttttttttttactgttttgggGTTCTTCTTTGGGTGATTGTATAAAATATGAAGAAGTAATCATTTATCATGTCTTTGGACCGCTCTCAGAATATCTGCCTTAGGAGAATGCTAATGATCAAATTAAACTCTCTTAACACTAGGGTTACAATGAAGAAAGACATACACAGACTCCAATACACATTGTCTATTCTAGCTCCTAATAATTCCCCCTATAGTATAGATTTgtgataaaacaaaatataggCTTTTCAGAAATGTGTCCATAATGGCAGATAAACTCGTATATTTCTTTGCATAACTaattattctttccttcattcatccTTAAGTTGATTCTAGGCCCTTCCTCCATATATATCGAAATGCACAAGTGTTTATGATTAAGCTGTAAGAAGACAAAGTTCTTCTGAAAGTATATATAATCACACTTTTAAAGACACTTTGAAAGAGTTAGATAAGAGATATAAAGCACATACTTAGAACATAATGAGAAGCAGTTCTTCACTTAGTGGTTGGTTGTGTATCCTAGATCAGCAATTATCAGACAGCTACTTGGTTTTTAAGATGCAGATTTTCTGATATTAATGGAATAGATATtctgtttattgatttgttcatCCCAAAGAAAGGCCTGTGTGCAGTGGCAAAACTTCTTTTCCAGGgaaaattattcaatttttttgagaaatgataTCACAAATTGTCTAAGGCTTACTCAAGGTGaaacatttccatttcatttttgtatacATTCCAACAATGAGATGGTTTATTTCAATTCCATTGCATAGTTGTCTTGAAGCACcacttatatttgttttaaggGACGGCCGCAAAAAGCCAAATCTAGACATGATCTCCTGAATTGCACCAGCACAATTTAATACAATACCATTACATTGAAAACATTTACACATATTAGAGCTGCAAATCTACTTATTTTAAGCatagtttatataatattttgacagacaaaaatatatgtttagaACCATTATATGTATCTGTCCATTCAATAGCAAACTTACAACAAATTACACATGATGCCGGAGTAAATTTTCTCagaaactaagaagaaaaagtcacactttatgtttaaaaaacaatgtcagttcattatttccaaatgaaaaatgctAATAGCCATTACATTAGATTCACTTATTTCAAGCTTACATTCATTTCACATTCacataaaattcattatttttaactgtaGCAACAAAGTTGAATTTTGACACTGAGAACTTGAAAGCCTGATGACTTTTCAGTTCAGCTACAAGCTTgatgttttggaaaatatgtgtgggaaaaaattttaaattacccaAGAAACATGTTATAATTAATGTggaagtatgaaaataaaatatgttttattttaatgctttatCCAAGTATTGCCTCCAGAGGTTAATATAGCCAGTGTATCACATGTTTCCATTGTCTTATTTTCATCAAGAatggatttttgaaaattaaatcaacTGACTAGCGGGAAGAATACAAAGCCACCAGCATTACCCATGATGTCAAATCAGAGCAGGGATGAGCATTAGGCAATGTCTTCTGAGTGTCACAACAGTATTCCTTCCCTGGAAATGGGATAATGTGCGTAATGACCCTGTgatcattttttcattctttttgatcatcaacattttttgtcctttaaaatCTACATGTATTAGTGGATTTTATACTAAACTAGTTTTTTATAAATCTAGTTTGAAAGTAGGTATGAAATAACGTGAAATAAAAATAGGACACTATTTGTTGATTCACATTATTTATCTAGTTTTTAATATCTTAGACAAGAtaaattttccctttatctttctaTTATTAGATATTAATGAATggaattaaagaaattttcactgttaatatttattccatttcactgGACTTAAACATAGTTATTGCACATATTTGAACATATATGGACACCTTTTGCCCAGTAAAATTGTAAACTGTAACATCTTCAAAGAGACTCTAAGCCCCTGTTGTATTCTATTGCAACACAGGTGATGTTTTCTATGGAATCTGGTGTCTTACTAGGTTGAAGTAAGAACTCAGAGTGATGGAGTACGTACAGTTATTCAGACGGTGTGCTGGAAAGCATGGCACATCTGAAGGAGCAGATCTGCCAGGAACTGCATCCCCAACAGTTAATCACTTTTCCATGCCAAATGTTTCCATTACTGCACTTTGTCTTTGTGAGCTTCCTGCCCTGGGTTCTTCTCTCCATTCATGTCTTAGAATCTTGGGACTCCCACACTTACAGCTTCTTTCCAAGTCCTTCATTGTATACTAGGTATAGAGAAGATTCTGAGCAAATTGATGAATGAGAAgaattctcattattattattattctcattattaTCAAGTATGGATGATGTTCTATAAAGACTCTGAATGTGACATCATATTCTCCATCAAGCTCTGATAAAGCATTAAAATATGGGACATTtcaacatgtaaaatatttaattcatattttaaaaattatctgataaaataaataaataaattacctgATGAATCTAACTCATGTTTAATGACAAAGGAGACGTATTATTTGATGCTTGTAGacaattgaaaattttttaaaaggaattctaGCTTCTTGAACACATCTTTTATGCTTAATGTTGAACACTGAATTAACTTCATTTTGTCTACAAATTGCAAAACAAGTGTTTTTGGACAAAGTGCTTTAGTTTAAATAAGTCATGTTGCCTTTCCTTATTGGATCAAATGCTCAGATAATTTAGCTTATCAATTCACTCTGTTTTTATAGACACAGCCCTTGTTATTTCTACAATGTGACTACTgggaaagcatttaaaattctaaaatggatACAAATCATTGCAAATATATATGCCTCATCCctgctatatacatatatatacacatatatatacatataaatgtatatatatatatatatacacacacgtatttTTTAACtccagaaaagaagtaaaataatatttaatgaccATCTCATGAAAGTTATGTGGATGCCAAATGTTAAAATTGATGGCTTTTTCCCTTTAGTACATATTTTTACTTCTGctttcttctgcattttaaaattcagtatctaCTCTCTGTAGTGGTGATTTGTCTAGTACCTAAGATTGGCTTTGCATTAAGTGCCACAGAGTTACTGTCTTGACACTAAATCATCTTCATTAATGAATGTCCAAAGTtgagagggttttgtttttctagttttatcaAGAGGTGCTGTTCATGCCTCATTAATCTTAACTGGTGCTATGCTGCTACCTCACCTTACATATGACTCAATTTCCCTTCCAATACTAATTTAGATAGGAAACCACAACATTACTACTTTTATCATGAAACAAAACTATATAAACCTCAGATGAAGGTAAAAATCCACTCGTTTTCCTATCACCTTCTGCTTGATGGCATTCTTGATTTATTGCTTTAAGGTTGCCTAATAATCATGCCTTCCACCCTCTAGGAACGTGTCTCAATGCATATGGTAGCTCTTAGATACACTCAAATGAACCAGTGCTTCTCTACAAGATGGATTCGATTTTCCTATTACCTTGTACCTAAAGAAATGCCACAACACAAtatgttgtgtgtgtttgttttgtctgTGCTCAGAGTAATATGTCGTGCCACTACAAAAAGGGAAATGAATTGCATATTCAGCAAACATTCTAGTTAAGGACATGAAAGAAGGGATTAATCAACACATCAGGATAATCACTGGTTAATTTGTTGCACCATTCATTGGAGTGATGGCCAGTTCCTCTCCTGATTCACTAATGACAATAAACTAAACCCACTAGCATGTTAGTGGACAAGGTCTGGATCAAGTTCACCtgatttcctttgctcttttgtatctacttctttttttcagaataaagatAAATACTCTGTTTGGCCCTCTGTTCTTCGAGTAGGGCTTAATTCGATTTTGAATACTTAACAAAACTAACTAGAGTCAGAATCAAATGGGGATGAGAAATATCGATGCAAGCTGTTGCTTTCACAGATGCTTCCTTGTAGCTTGACTTGCATTTGTGCAATTGCACTTTTATATGGATTTTTGACCTCCTGAATGCTGTTTgttcttaaagtatatttttttatatgcTGCCACCCATCCTTCCTGGACTAGCCTGCTATTGGCACTCTGTTCatgaaaacagtattttatttggATGGGGTCATTACAAGTTATCTTCAGTCCCCGATCCTTCTGGGCTGGAGTCGACGTCGACAAAGGCCTCCTTATTGGTAAAAGTGGAGCTGAGAGTTAGGCTCTGTCGGGGCTTCACAGGTGCAAGTTCAtccaatttaatattttcatttttgaccAGAACTGTCTTATCcatgttttcttcactgtgcctTGCGACAACAGCATCAAATACATCTAATTTGGGTGGCAACTTTCCACTTTCAAATAGGTATTTGGCTAGATAGGAGATGCAAATGTTGGATAAGAATGAGGTAACCATGGCAAGGGTTTTAAATGGGAATCTCTGATTATAAATGCCATTCTTATCAGAGTAATAACCAGGGTAAAAGATCAAGGGCTGTAGGTACAGATACGGCTCCCCTCCGGTTATTCTCAAGAAAAGGCCAGACACATAACCTGCCACGGCCCCATATGTATTGGTTCCCTTGACGAAGAGCACACAGAGCAGCTGTGGGAAGATGATGATGTAAACGAGGTCTGAGCTGAGGTACCAGAGCCCATACACGGTCTTCGTTAGTAAGGCCATGGCTGTGGCTGAAGCTCCAAACACAAACACTGTGATTCGCATAACCCAGATGATTTCCTTGTCTGATGCCTGCAAGAAATTGCCACAGGGACAGCTTTTCACACAGTGCACTGGCTTATTTAGGTAAAGAATGAGATGCATTTCTGTGCCTTAAAGCTGGTCTGAACAATTGCCCTGGTTCCTATAGTTCTACCTGGGCAAAATCAACCTAAACCATGGTATAGGAGGCAAGCAATCTAGGTGGCCTCTCTGGTGGGCCATTGGGAGGGGTTTTTGTGTGTCATGTACAGGAAGCACTAGCAGCTACATCTTTCCCTGAATGTGCAGGGGAGAGGTAAGATGAACTTATGTGCTGTCATAGGGCAATAATAATGCAAGAAAGGATGTCACATACTTTACATGTTAAGTAGTAATTCCTCTGTGGCTATGAGGAGGCATGACCCACTCTGGCTTGCTGTCTCCTGGGACTCCTAGCATCTTTAAAGCCAGCCACTGTAAAAATAACTGGGTGCATTTTGTTTTCACCTAGGAAAACTTGAGAAAGGCAAAGCCTTGGTGAAGGAAGAAAGTGGATAGGGGTTATTGGCTTCTCAGTGACATAACAGCACTGTTCTGTATCTACTTGATTCAATAAAGTCCATTACACTGAGCAACAACTTTCACACCAAAGTGGACTTAAGAGTTTAAACGAAAAGAGGGACAGATGCTACACAAATGCCCATGAAATAATTTACTCACCATGTTCTACTTCACATTTCTTGTCATACTCGATGTAACTCAAAgtttttctaagatattttagGTTTCATGACTCTTTCATTAGAAGGACAAGAAATGTAAATTACAGCAATATGACTGTACCTTTTGAAGTTTCTCgctttgatttgtttccttccataCCAACATGATTGATAACATGCATTAAACACGTTCATGTAGAGCTTCAATAAAATTCAGCATTATTTAACCTTGTATGCTTAATCAAAGTAGGGTCAGATTTTAATATAGGATATTAGTAAATACATAATACTACAGATACAATAAATACAACGATGACCACcactacaacaacaaaaatgttatgTTTGAAAAAATTTGTTCTTACATTTTGTCTGAATGAAAGCTGGTAGATGTTCCTGGCAAACATGGAACTAGCTGACAAGATTGAAGAATCTGCTGATGACATAACAGCAGCAGAAACTGCACCAAgaccaaagaaagaaatgtacaCAGGGCAGAGATACTTCAGAACAATTGGTAAAATCATGTCTGCTTCCTTGTTGCCCTTGGGATCTGGAGGCCTGTATGTAGTCTGGTTCCAGTCTGttgaatagaaacaaaaaataaaacaaccaccAAAGAAACATTAGGTTCTTTATCCATCTGGGGGTCATCTTATTTACCAGGAGCTCctgaaataaattcagaatgcATGAATTAGTCTAATCAGAGGAGAATTCTATAATTAGGTCTAGAAATCTAACAGGGTATGTTGGTCTGAGAAGGTGGGAAGTCCATCGTTTTATATTCAATTCTAGCTTCTAATAGGTTTTGGTTACACTTAGCCTCATTCATAAGACCtgttatctatcatctatctatctatctatcatctatctatctatctatctatctatctatctatctatctatcatctatctatctatctatctatctatctatctatctatctaatctatcatctatctgccCATCTATCTAccaatatctatatctatctatatcaatctttatcatctatcatctatctgccCATCTATCTACcaatcatctattatctatctacttACCTACCTACTTAATATCTATTTCTCTTCTGCAATTGTGACATCAAACTGTACAGAATCATAGAAAACAAGCATCATAAAACAAAAGCATAGAGTATTTATTTCTTCGACCAGCTGGAGATATGAGAGGACACTTACTGTTTCAGTCCTCAGCCATACATGCATTAATGAATAGACAATAGTGGGGCTATTCTCACCCATCCTTTTCTTGTATAGGAACTTGGTTTTGGGGCTCCCTCaacattatttttctcccaaCTAAATTTTTCTTGCATTGGAAATAGGGAGGCATGATAAaggaaaatctttgttttattgagTAGAAAGTACAGGTATGAGGCTGACATTTTCAGGAGGATTTTGGACTCTGTATAAAAGGACTCAAagcataaaagataaaaagcctTTCAAGGAAGCATGAGGGCATGGGTACCAGAGATGCACAGGCAAACTTTTGCAGCACATCTCTGGCTAAGTCTGTGAGTTAGgctattaaaaacaatgaatcaGTTTGACAGTCGTGAGGATaaggaagaaatgggcagagaatgGCAAGTGCTTAATCTTGTTAAAGcaagaagtaaaaggaagaatCATCATTGGATTAAATAAGTTCTTGGCAAACCTGAATGAACATAGGGCTCTCTCAGGCATGCCTTTACAATGCAGAGTTCTAGACTCTTATCCTGAAAGATTCTGATTGCATAGGTTTGAATGATGATAACATTCAGCCAAATCTGGGAATTCATCAAATTATACTAGTCAATAGATTAATCATTGGAGTAAAAATTCATTACAGAGTATTATAAATTTGCTTTATCTCACAAAAATAACACGATGAAGCTGATTTAGAAAAACTAGATGATAAATTCTACAACCACACATTtccatactatatatatatatatgaaggtgTTTTCTTTAAAACCGCAAAGCCGAAGTAAGTAACATGCAGTTTCTTCAAGCATATAAAAaggtttttggaaaaaataaaataggtaaatgtgctctcaagttttaaaatttgaaacttagaaattatatctgtattttttcttatttcagcaAGTTTAAGTCTTTTTATCATAATCGAAGGAATTGCATGATCAATTAAACATTGTCAGCAGTATTTCCCAAAATTTTCCATTAACTATTTAAATGCAGCCAAAAACCTGAGTGTTTTGAATTATACAAACTTATCCATTGTCAGTCTAAGACTCATCAACATTCATATTATTCTTCTTCAACAAAATCTGAGATGAGCCACTAAGTAAAATATGCTATAAGATTATTTAGATTTCATAATGAGTTGGTCTGTTTAACTCTAGAATTCATAGAAGGAATTACATctttgaattgaattttttaacaaatgaaattcTGCATTGTCTAATATGTTTTTgcatattatttagaaaatagcTACTAAGGTTTTATTGTAAAgggtacaaaaaaaaatcttctgcacCATGCAAGATAGAGAAAAATCATggtgaaaaaaatagaacaataagTTTACCTTTGAATATTTAGTTCTTTACTGTTTAGTTATACTATCATGTACTGAAGAATACAATGGAATCTTTAAATGCACAGTAGtatagctccttttttttttgcttaacttTGATGGCATAATTCCAGGACCAAATAGGGGTGATTTCCCTTGGATcctaccatttttttcttcccccattttCCACTACAATTGTTCAAAGCCATTCTTTGTTGAATGCCAATTTTATAGCATTCATTGAAGCCAATTTTATAGCATTCATTGAGATGTTATGGTAccagaaataacaaccaacaatGTGAACCtgatccaagaaaaaaaaagatttttttcagtctgttgttctacagcacacacacacacacacacacacacaagctcacccacacacatgcacaagtatATATACATGGCCAGATTTGTTTCCTGATTGTGACataaatgttatcttttattCAAAGGCACACAATTACCTTTGTTAGTCAtctttttaagtgtttgtttGTGACACGGATGAACAACTGGAATAGAGAGTATGCACTATGGACCATGACTGCTCTTATAAAAGTTACATGATCCAGTAAGTAGTTCTACTAACTGAAAATCAAAATAGCCATGAGAGTATCATCCTGTATCATCTTTTCAAAACACAGTGGAATGAAAGGTAAACTTCTTTAGTCTGTTTTAATGACCCCTATCGATAGGACTCCATTGAATTTGGATTATTCTGATGTATTTTCATGAAATGCTCTTGGACGCTGTATAGCATAGATACATAACTGTTAGGAATAATTAAGAATTCAATTAAGCTAAgggtgagatttaaaaaaatgttctagatAGATGCTAACTAGGAGATAAGCATTTCATAATGCTCTTTTAACCAATTCTGAGTAAGTTATTCTCTAAGACTTAGTGCCTTAAGTCTACCTTAACCTACACACTTATTTATTTccccaaggaaaaaaaacattttattaacaaaatattaaaaatttaacgTAGGAATCTGAAATTCAAAGTGGTCCTTAGGTGTCAGGTAAATTTGCAAGCCAGTAGCTTTCGACTCAGGTCAAATTTGACCACCTGAAGGGCTTTAAAAAACACTGATCTTTGGCTCCATCttagattattaaaattaaatccCTGTGAGGTAGAATagaaataggtattttttaaagtacctcTCTTCCCCCAGATGATGTCAATGTGCACtttggttgagaaccactgctgacAGGATTACATATACATAATTGATAAGTACATTAACATGGGAAGGGTATGCTCACATACATTTTATTGGTGGGGAGAGCAATCAAAAACTGTTTGGAGGAACTGACGTTTAATAATGATTTGAATGCTATAATAAAGGTTTGTATCTGAATAAGATGAGAAACAATCAACTATGTGGGGGTAAGAGggcaagtgggggagggagagccaCTGTGTGGTAATTGATTACTTCAGTGAAGCTTCATGGGTCAATTAGTAAAGCTGCAAGAGATATACCTGTTGATGCTCCTATGGCCCCAATGAGTATGGCTGGTAGAGCCATGATGAGGCACCCAAAAGCTGCCAGGAAAGACAACACTTGAGCATAGGTGGCTGAGGATGAAGAGAGGACCCTTTGGAAGTAGGCTTGCCATGGGATTCCACCCAGCATCTGCATGGGAACAACAGGGACTCAGAATGAGGTGGAGGCAAACAACATCTAttaggtattctttttttctttttttgtataattttttttattggagttcgatttgccaacatatagcataacacccagtgctcatcctgtcaagtgccccccttagtgcctgtcacccagtcaccccatcccctccgcCCACGtccccttcctctaccccttgttcatttcccagagttaggagtctctctatTAGGTATTCTTAAATCAGATTCTTTTGACAGTCACAATCACAATCGTCCTATGGCTCTGAGGTGCCATAAATGTCCTACATGTCAAATATCTCAATTGCAATCATCTCATTGTCACGTTTTCAACTGTGCAGAATTTCCtcaagttttttttccttcataattaCATAACCCAATCTTATCTATTCTTAATTTACCTACTTTAAGCTGCATTACAACTACCCATAAGAAGCCTACAATTTGTTTTCATCTAGAGGTTCTAATCAACacaaaattatctaaaaaaaattaagattctcAAAGGAGGAACTTTTATTTGAATCAATAAaacccaataaatatttctggaccAGGTAATGAGATGGTTGTCAAGGGAATGGTTCTTGCTCtggagctccctgctcaccagAAGAGTCAACGCAAggcagtgttttccagagtggggtGTGCAGAATGTCCCAGATAATATAGAAGGGcatcaaagaaaatattagaatttctaTTTAGACTCATGTTTACCTCATACTTATGtgttacattgtttttattaaatgattacAAAATGTGTTAGTATGCTATGTATGAGTAATTAATACTTACATATACCTATGTGGGGGTGTGTTTAAAATT
The Canis lupus dingo isolate Sandy chromosome 10, ASM325472v2, whole genome shotgun sequence genome window above contains:
- the SLC5A7 gene encoding high affinity choline transporter 1 — encoded protein: MTFHVEGLIAIIVFYLLILLVGIWAAWRTKNSGSSEERSEAIIVGGRDIGLLVGAFTMTATWVGGGYINGTAEAVYVPDYGLAWAQAPIGYSLSLILGGLFFAKPMRSKGYVTMLDPFQQIYGKRMGGLLFIPALMGEMFWAAAIFSALGATISVIISANVQASVIVSALIATLYTLVGGLYSVAYTDVVQLFCIFIGLWISVPFALSHSAVTDIGYTALHTKYQKPWLGTIESFEVYTWLDSFLLLMLGGIPWQAYFQRVLSSSSATYAQVLSFLAAFGCLIMALPAILIGAIGASTDWNQTTYRPPDPKGNKEADMILPIVLKYLCPVYISFFGLGAVSAAVMSSADSSILSASSMFARNIYQLSFRQNASDKEIIWVMRITVFVFGASATAMALLTKTVYGLWYLSSDLVYIIIFPQLLCVLFVKGTNTYGAVAGYVSGLFLRITGGEPYLYLQPLIFYPGYYSDKNGIYNQRFPFKTLAMVTSFLSNICISYLAKYLFESGKLPPKLDVFDAVVARHSEENMDKTVLVKNENIKLDELAPVKPRQSLTLSSTFTNKEAFVDVDSSPEGSGTEDNL